aaaagctataattaaattaattaaaaaaacattaaatatatatattttttaatctttttaaaaaaattagtttgtacAAATTTACAATTCGTAAGATTCATAtgaattgtcaatccgtatgttGCATATGGATTCCCTTTCGCaacaaagaaaagcttaaaGGGTAAGATACATACTCATGCAACGGTGACGATGAAAGCAACAAACAAAGGGGAGTTCGCGGCGCAAGGGAGCGTTTGATGAACGGATGAAGGAGGGGAGATCATGATGAAGCAAGGGAGCACGACAAAACTAGTAGCAGGGAAAGGGGATGGATGTAGGGGATGCTGTTCTTAATTTTAACTGAAGGGCAATTTCGCCATTTCACTAAAATTgttggtgaagaagaaaagtTTTCGGTGCAGGAAGTAATTTCCTAAACAATAGCGAGCCCGGCCCATGAATTAATAATCATCAATTATACAGTTAGCAGAGCGCCACAAAAACAACTTTATCCCTGAAATGGATAGCAAAAAACTTTCCTGGAAAAGCTGGTGTTTTCTCTGCCAAATGCCTGCAAAGTACAAACGTACCAAAAAGCCCCATCAAATGCAGATACtttcttaatcattttttatgacATAATTCCAAAATAAAGTTGTATGCAAATGATATAATGTGGCAATaatttacatttaattaaatgCACAATAACAATATAGAAAGTTGTTATATTTGCACAGTGGTGACAACAGTTGTaccacttttttaaaattatatgtacagTACAACGGAGAAAAATATGTTCACAATGAATCAGACGGTTATGAATACAAAAtccaaatatttaagaaaattacatatttaatattcaaattcaaaattaactagtcatttttataatcaagtgtgtaaataaatgtatataaaattatttcaacttaaTTAAAAGTAAGTCTCAAGTTTGAGtccttcaataaaaatatttatggtctaaaaaaaagtaaaacaatatCTTGTGACTTCTATTTTAATTGTGtatttaattaacaatataaatatatcttttagcaagaatgtaaattttaattttgtcacATGTatataagatctaattttatccgtgtaatttaaataattataacatcattcaataatttaatataaaatataatttttatttatatattattaaaattatttatctaaattttatttaaaatgagtaataataaaaataattaaatgattaatttattaatatattttaaaaacattatattaagttaattttaatttatataaataaaatataaataattctgaattaataatttttttatattcaatttatgaaagaaaatttcaattcattGTGAATTTTAGAAGAACTTTATCAAATTCAACTATTGATTACATGTTAatgattctttaatttttcttcccCATAAACATTGCTCGACACACGTCTTatccaagaaaggaaaagactCAGATCTATCTAAAATTCTGGATTAGAAAGAAAGCaaactcatttatttttcttttttagccCTATTGGAGAAAAACACAATAAATAGTAAGagaataaaaatcattaaaagagaaaaaggaagaggAAGGAAGGAATCGCAAGTCGTCTGTCCCGCAGGTGCAGACGACCTGTCTTCATAGCCAAACAACCTCAAAAACATTCAACAACGTTCACTATTAAttcatcataaaataaaaacaagtttcgattttttatctttgttttgtttctgaTCCATTCATGGAGGTGCCGAGTTCCTGGGATGCTCTTCGCAAACAGGTTCCAATTATTCTCCTCCTTATCATGCTTTAATTTGCCAGATTCTGCTTCTGATTATGTTGTAAATGATTCAATTAATCTGGGCATGCACAATTCGAGTGCCAAATTGGTAAAACTtcggttttttcttcttctagggtttcttcattttgtcGGTGATGGGGAATTCATGGGATCAAGGATGGGATTCTACTACCCTTTTGCTATCTGTGCTTTGAACATGGTTTGATTTGTTGAGTTGCAGGTTTTCAGTGTTGGAATTCCCCCCCGCGGTGACGAGGCTTTAGTTTGCTTTTTGAATTGTTAATGGATTGGATTATGAATTTTTGCAATGCTTTAGATGATTGTTTTGTTCGTACATTTAGGTGCTTAGGATAGGATTGGCAGGCTAGGAATGCACCTGATTTGTTTAGGAATCAAGGTTTTTGCATTGTGATCTACATCCACAGAGGATGAGTTTAGGCAGAAGAATATTATGTGAAGCTACCAGCTAAAAAAATGTTCTGTGATAACAAGGTGATCATAGATGGTGTAGAGATATTGTTTTGTGCTTAAACAACACTGGAGCACAGTGATGTAAACTCTTTCGAAAATATGAAGTGATTTTGAGTGACTAATGCCCTATTTGTTTTACCATTATAAAATCAGTTTTCCCACTTTCcaatgataataaaattttcagtGCAATTCCTCTTTCagctttttcaaaattaattctattttgtcttTACTCCAATGCTAAACCAAATAGGCAATTGAATTGAGACTCAAATCGTGAAACGTGAATTGTTGAGctaattttaatcataatttgtaTTGAATCGTAACATTCTAAGACAacgaaaaatagttttaaatatatcaCATAGATGATACATGGTGTTCaatgtaatatttataaatagataaaatgccttgtaaaacaaaattattagttatatcTTAGTTTGTGAAGCCTCTATTTTGGAAGAATGGAAATGAAGAAATGCAACAACCAATTAGAGTTCATGCATTGAGTGACAAATAAAGTAGTGGAATAATAAAATAGGATAAGTTCAAAAATGCttcttcaattatttttcatttatcaatTTAAGCTTATATGacttttcaaatttctttaTGTGAATTGCGTAaggaaaagtaaaaagaaaaaaaaataacaaattcttGAATCGTGTGATTGGTGTTGATTATATGAAATTGCATCAATTCATTCATACATTATAAGATTCAAAGAAAATTGCAATTGATCTTATGATACGAATTGATAGCTAGCTGAATCGCATCAAATCATATGATTAAAATCATGAATCGTAAGATTTTATGCTGAATAGTTAAGTTGCAAGCCGTTGACaattcaaaccttttgtttataTGTACTGGTGGTTAAAATCAGTAGATTTTTTAGATATGCTTCTCAATATTTGCCTTTTCTCTATCTACACTGACACAGTATGGATTAGAATGTTAATTTTGTCAGAACCTTCCATGTTTTTGGCAGTGCTAGTATTTGCTGGAGTCCTGATGGAAAAGCTTATGCAATAGAGAAATTGTATTTGAAGTTGTACAATTTTGTGTACAACAAAGTGAGAGAtggaaagagaagaaagaagagtgtGAGATAAGATGGTCGATGTAATATAGAgggaaaaaatagttatatgaATGATATAACTGTACATAGTATTATGGAATTTTAGTTGTATTAGTAGTTTGCATCTTCAAGCTTGCAATTCATGTATATTGCAAATGATTGATAGCAGAAATCTCCCCCTGCCCAATCTTTTGCAGGCGAGAAAACTTGAAGCTCAGTTGGATGAGCAGATGAATTCTTATCGTAAATTGGTTTCTGCTAATGTTTCTACAAAAGCTGACATTGCAGAGAGTGATCTAGGGTCTTGGATTGAGCGTTTACTAAAGCAACTCCAACAAGTAAACACACAGATGCAAGCTTGGGTATCATCTGGTGGTTCAGAAATGGTTTCTCATACATTGACTAGACACCAAGAAATTCTTCAAGATCTCACCCAGGTATTCTACAGTCTGAGCTTGAGTTAGCCTATATCATTTTGTGTGAGCGGTGAGCCTATGCATTATGTGGTGGTTTCATTATTTTGAATTGCTTTCTGCATGCAAATAGGGGTATACATTTCATGTATCCTGAGACCAATGGTTTATTCTGATAACTAAGGATTTTAAAACAAATGTGTCCAACTTCTTCACTTCGATTAATGGCAAGTGAATATTGGAACTTTcccaattttatttataaggtTTTGTATAGAAAGAATCCTTTCACTGCCTGGAGATTTGACAAACTGCTTGTAACTGTAATCAGCATCGTATCTTGTTAATGCCATAACCTTGTGAATTGTTATTGGATTATATACgttatttaatctttaatttatcCACCAGTATTCAACACTATGATCTCCCTATTTTGTATCCCAATTTCTTTCTCAAAGTCTTTAAGATATTTTAAGCTAGGTGATACTTGATACTGATTTTCAAAGTTTTACTATATATTACATCCATAATTTGCTCTTAGATATTTGACATAAAGTTTACCTTTGTCTTTACTTTGtaatgttttatttgtttttgtttttattaattactttatttcttCAAACTTTTTGCACTAAGCTTGGATGTAATTGAACTGCAGGAGTTTTATCGTCTTCACTCAAGTGTTAAAGCTAAGCAAGAACATGCTTCACTGCTAGAAgattttaaagaatttgatCGAACAAGATTAGATTTGGAACAAGGTGTAGACTCTGAACAGCATGCACTCCTAAAAGAGCGCTCATCTATCAGCCGAAGTGCAGGACATGTCAGTGATACAAAACACTTATTTTGCTTTTCTGATATAAAGtgctgttttctttctttttaatccATAGATTCCAGATATTCCCAACGGAATATTACACtattatatgatttatttttcccctACAATGCATCTGATTTGTATATTATCTAATTTTCTTTAACTGGGTTAGCAGCTTTTTAACTTGTTGCAAAAAACTGCTTTTCTGAGAGGCctttgatttttcaaaattgtgtcTGATGTCCAATTGGGCTAGTCTTATTTTGAGGTTTTCTGCCTATTCTTGTGCTGCAGATGGACAATGTAATTTCACAAGCACAAGCATCACTAGGAGCACTTGTCTTCCAACGTTCGACATTTGGCGGTATCAATTCAAAGCTTGGCAATGTGAGCAGTCGCCTCCCAACGGTATGATTCTCATCATCATGGATTTTGGTGTTTTAATCATTTCCTTTTGGCCATCTACATTGTCCATGTCTTGTGAGATTAAATAAGGATGTTAAGTTATACATAAAATATGATTGATGGATTTCATATTTTGAGAATGTTGAAACCACCTTTTGGTTCTGaagtttttgtttattaaacATGGATGGATTTTACTTGAAATTCTGGTGTTTGATGTACcactttttgaataattttgcaGGTAAATAACATACTTTCagcaataaagagaaaaaagtcaATGGAGACCATTATACTTTCCCTTGTTTCTGCCGTATGCACATTTCTCATTTTCATGTACTGGCTATCCAAGTGAAGCTGTTGTTTGTGTTGGGTGCTCAACTTTTGTAAACTCTTGTATGTTCCTTGTCTATTGGCCTTGGTAGCTCGTGCCATGCTGAAACACATTTTGCAAGTAGTCTATTTTTTAATCGATTGTTTATCCATGTATCAGAAAGCAATACCGAGTAAAGATCAGAAATTACATATTACATAGTGTTCCATTTCTTGGTTCCGATTTCATATATCA
This region of Glycine max cultivar Williams 82 chromosome 7, Glycine_max_v4.0, whole genome shotgun sequence genomic DNA includes:
- the LOC100305690 gene encoding Golgi SNAP receptor complex member 1-1-like isoform 2 (isoform 2 is encoded by transcript variant 2) yields the protein MEVPSSWDALRKQARKLEAQLDEQMNSYRKLVSANVSTKADIAESDLGSWIERLLKQLQQVNTQMQAWVSSGGSEMVSHTLTRHQEILQDLTQEFYRLHSSVKAKQEHASLLEDFKEFDRTRLDLEQGVDSEQHALLKERSSISRSAGHMDNVISQAQASLGALVFQRSTFGGINSKLGNVSSRLPTVNNILSAIKRKKSMETIILSLVSAVCTFLIFMYWLSK
- the LOC100305690 gene encoding Golgi SNAP receptor complex member 1-1-like isoform 1 (isoform 1 is encoded by transcript variant 1); protein product: MIDSRNLPLPNLLQARKLEAQLDEQMNSYRKLVSANVSTKADIAESDLGSWIERLLKQLQQVNTQMQAWVSSGGSEMVSHTLTRHQEILQDLTQEFYRLHSSVKAKQEHASLLEDFKEFDRTRLDLEQGVDSEQHALLKERSSISRSAGHMDNVISQAQASLGALVFQRSTFGGINSKLGNVSSRLPTVNNILSAIKRKKSMETIILSLVSAVCTFLIFMYWLSK